The region GAGCCGCCGCTTGGAGAGGAAGCGGGCCTTGCGCGCGAGCGCGTGCCGCTCACGAATCGGAACCTGCGCCTGGCCGTGCTGGCATCGGGCTCGATCCCCATGGTGATGAGCGGGGTGGGGGCCATCCCCGACGCGCCGCCGGGGGTTTACTACGACGGCGGGATCGTGGACTACCACCTGGCGCTTCCCTACGAGGTGGGCGAGGGGCAGCTCGTGCTCTATCCGCACTTTGCGCGCAAGGTGGTGCCGGGCTGGTTCGACAAGATGCTTCCGTGGAGAAAAGCGCGCTCCGGGTTTCTCGACGACGTCGTGCTGCTGAGCCCCAGCGCGGAGTTCGAGCAAAGCCTTCCGCTAAGGCGCATCCCCGACCGCAAGGACTTCTACCGCTTCGAGGGCAGGGACGATGAGAGAATCGATGCCTGGACCCAGACCGCGCAGGCCTGCCACGTGCTGGCCGAGCAGTTCGAGGAACTGGCGGGTTCGCCAAAGAAGCTCAAAGAAATCGTGAAGCCGCTCTGAAGGCAAAGCAGGGAACGAGCCCGTTCGCCTGCAGGAGATCCCCTCTGCAATGCCTCTTCCGGATCATCGCCGCCAGGGCTGGCGATAGTTCAAGCCGCCAGCAGGCTATTCACGGCTTTCAGGCTGTTCCGATCCTTTGACAGCTCTTTCTTCGCAAACGCTTCGATGGCTTTTTCATGGGCAAAGACATAAGCGAAAAAGTCTCGATGGGTCTCTTCCGAATTCTGCATGAGTCGTTGAAATATCACCTGAAACTTCGCCGTGGCATCGACCAGGGTCTTCATTGACAGGCGCCAGGGCAAAATCGCCAACCCAGCACCCGCACCGTAACCCATCAGGCGCCAACCGGCAGGCTCGACAACGGCCTGATTCGTTTCGCGCATGTAATCCAGGTAGCGCTGCAGGGTCTGTTCTTCCAGCGCTGCGAGAGTCAACCACTTCTCCTTCCGCTCAGTATCCCTGGTGAACCTGGCGGCTGTCTCAAATGACGCGAGACCAAAAACTTCAGACTCATGAATATGTTGCAGGTCTCTTTTGAATTGGGGATAGCTCATCATTCTCTTCCTGTTCGATTTTCTGACTTGGATTGCGACGATATTGGTCTTCGATGTCGTCCAACGCCCGCTCCAGTGCAGCATCGCACGCTTCTGCATCCTCCATGAAAAGCATGTGCCCGACATTGCGGAAAACGGCGGTCCGGGCATGTTGAATGTTGCCGGCCAGCAGCAGCGACTGCTCCGGAGGCACTATAGGATCATGGGTTCCTGCAAAAAGATAGCATGGCAGGGTGATCTCATGGAGCTGATCTGCAATGTCCACTTTGCCAATGCCATTGAACAAGGGAAACAGCGCGTCGGGATCCTGCGCGCGAGTATTGGGCTGAATGTTTTCAATCATGCGCCGGCTGCGCGGGCTCAGGCGATAAGCCCTGCGGTCATGGGCCAGGAGGCTGGCAAACGTGCGCCCGATGAAGTCACTTTTTTGGGCCAGCATGATGTTCAGCGCGAACAGGCTCCTGGTCCACGCGCCAAGCCCTGCCAGTTTCACCAGCATTCCTTCAACGCCGCCCCAGCGCCCACTGTGGAAGCCCGCGATGCTGACGATCCCGACCACATTCGGCGCCTGGTGGATCGCCAGACTCAGCGCGCAGAAACCGCCCGTGGAATGTCCGATGACAATCGCTTTTCTCTCGCCCAGCAGCGCCTTCAACGCACCGTTCATCACACGAAAGAACCACTGATCATTGACCTGATCAGGCGCGAAGTCCGGCGGCACAACCGAAGGGTGGTGAGCGGGCAGGCTCAGGGAGTACCAGGATCTGTTTTCCCTGAAGCCGGGCGGGACACAATCGAGCCAGAAATTTACGGACGCCAGCACGCCATGGATGAACACGATGCTCGGCTCTTCCTTGCCGGCCAGATGCTCATTGATCGCCAGATAGGCCAGGCGATGTCCTTCCGACTCTACAAATCCCTCTCTTACTTTCATGTCCCTGTCCCGATCGCCAGGCCGTATTTTGCCCGCCAATCGCAAACCATGACGGTTGACAGGCGGACCCCGGCAATCGGTGCCAGCCTAGCAAGCGGGCTCCCCGGCGTATTGAACGAAAGAGCTATTTTTGCGTGAAATGCTCCCAGGCCCTCTGGGCATCGAGATAGGTCAGACCGAAGGACTCGGAGAATTCCCGGCTCATGTGTGCCAGATCGCTGAAGCCGGCCGCCATGGCGGCCTCCATGGGGCCTTTCCCGTCCAGCAGCGCATCCATCGCGACCCTGAGCTTGAGCCACTTTTTGTAGCTTCTCAAGGGAACCCCCGTTCGTTCGACGAACCAATGCGAGAAGCGGGTTGGAGACAGGTTGATGAGCTCTGCCAGGTAATCGCGATCGACATCCCCGGCTTCACTGAGTCGGGCCTGAATCTCCTGTATGACGAGTTTGAAGCGTTCATCCGAAGAGGAAGCAGGGGCCGGGAGGCCCACTGAGAGTGAATTCACCAGAGCCCCGAGCTCCGTATCGGCTGTGATGGAAGCCAGCTCGTGGGGAAGCTCCTCGCGGGAAAGTGCAACGAGGCCGCCCGGGGCTTCCTTGTTCAATGTCTTGTAAATGGAATCGGACAAGGGATCGAAATAGATGGAGCAGACGAAACCGGAGAGCAGGCGATGCTGCGTTTTTGAAGCAATGTAAATAGCGTCCGAGCGCGACACGCCCGAAGACGTTTCAAATTCCACCACCCCGTCCAATGCAATCGTGATC is a window of Chrysiogenia bacterium DNA encoding:
- a CDS encoding alpha/beta hydrolase, which codes for MKVREGFVESEGHRLAYLAINEHLAGKEEPSIVFIHGVLASVNFWLDCVPPGFRENRSWYSLSLPAHHPSVVPPDFAPDQVNDQWFFRVMNGALKALLGERKAIVIGHSTGGFCALSLAIHQAPNVVGIVSIAGFHSGRWGGVEGMLVKLAGLGAWTRSLFALNIMLAQKSDFIGRTFASLLAHDRRAYRLSPRSRRMIENIQPNTRAQDPDALFPLFNGIGKVDIADQLHEITLPCYLFAGTHDPIVPPEQSLLLAGNIQHARTAVFRNVGHMLFMEDAEACDAALERALDDIEDQYRRNPSQKIEQEENDELSPIQKRPATYS
- a CDS encoding helix-turn-helix domain-containing protein codes for the protein MLKDWRVDIAFSDHVAIFRGHVGANKAHSHWASQITIALDGVVEFETSSGVSRSDAIYIASKTQHRLLSGFVCSIYFDPLSDSIYKTLNKEAPGGLVALSREELPHELASITADTELGALVNSLSVGLPAPASSSDERFKLVIQEIQARLSEAGDVDRDYLAELINLSPTRFSHWFVERTGVPLRSYKKWLKLRVAMDALLDGKGPMEAAMAAGFSDLAHMSREFSESFGLTYLDAQRAWEHFTQK